The region GAGATATCCGTGGTGAACAGGCCATGGCCGGTCTGCTGGGGAACCTTGGACTCGTCCTGCTCCTGGTGGTGGGGCTGTCGTTCCTGTTGCGTCGATCCGCCCAGATGGCCAACCGTGCCCTTGGTTTCGGCCGCAGTCAGCCACGGCTGAAGCCCCAGGAGGATCTTCAGGTTCGCTTTGAGGACGTTGCCGGCATCAACGACGCCAAGGAGGAGCTGGAGGAGGTGGTCACCTTCCTCAAGCAGCCGGAGACGTTCACCGGTCTTGGCGCCAAGATTCCCCGTGGCGTGCTGCTCGTGGGTCCCCCCGGCACTGGAAAAACACTTCTAGCCCGTGCCATCGCTGGTGAAGCGGGGGTGCCGTTCTTTTCGATGGCAGCCTCGGAATTCGTTGAGTTGTTTGTCGGGGTCGGCGCCAGTCGGGTCCGTGATCTGTTCCGTCAGGCGAAGGAGAAGTCCCCCTGCATCGTGTTCATTGATGAGATTGACGCCGTCGGTCGTCAGCGCGGTGCCGGTATCGGTGGAGGGAATGACGAACGGGAGCAGACGCTGAACCAGCTGCTCACGGAAATGGATGGTTTCGCTGACAACTCTGGAGTGATTCTTCTGGCAGCTACCAACCGATCTGATGTGTTGGATGCAGCCCTCACCCGTCCAGGTCGCTTTGATCGGCGCATCGACGTGTCGCTGCCGGATCGCCGCGGCCGTGAGGCGATTCTTGGTGTTCATGCGCGAACGCGACCGCTGGATCCCGAGATCGATCTGGCGGCATGGGCTCGCCGGACACCGGGTTTCTCCGGTGCTGAACTGGCCAACCTGATCAACGAGGCGGCCATCCTCACGGCCCGTGAACAGCAACCCTTCATCAGCGATCGCCAGCTGGAAGGGGCCTTGGAACGCATCACCATGGGCCTCATTGCCAAGCCCCTTCAGGACAGTGCCAAAAAACGACTGATCGCTTATCACGAGGTCGGTCATGCCCTGGTGGCAGCCCTGCTGCCGGCTGCCAACAAATTGGACAAGGTCACGATTCTTCCCAGGGGAGCGGCAGGTGGTTACACCCGTTTCATGCCGGATGAGGAGAAGCTGGACTCGGGCCTGATCACCCGAGCGTCCTGTCTGGCCGACCTCGTGGTTTCTCTCGGCGGCCGTGCCGCGGAGCTGGTGGTCTTTGGACCACTGGAGATCACCCAAGGAGCCAGCGGTGATCTGCAGATGGTGGCCCAGTTGGCCAGGGAGATGGTCACGCGGTTCGGGTTTTCGTCTCTAGGCCCTGTGGCCCTGGAAGGTCCCGGCACCGAGGTGTTCCTGGGGCGTGACTGGTTCAGTCAGCGCCCCGGTTATGCCGAAAGCACCGGTCAGGCCATTGACACCCGTGTGCGGGATCTTGCCAAGCAATCGTTGGCCCAGGCCGTGTCCCTGCTGGAATCACGACGCGAGGTGATGGATCTTCTCGTCGATGCCCTGATGGAGGAGGAGACGCTCCACCACGATCGTTTCATGGAGCTCGCCGGACTGGGATGAGGATCCTTCTGCTGCTGCTTCTGCTGGTGCTTCTGGCGGCCCGCATGCAGGTCGAATGGTCCTGGTTCCAG is a window of Synechococcus sp. A15-24 DNA encoding:
- the ftsH gene encoding ATP-dependent zinc metalloprotease FtsH; translated protein: MSVVRTPCVKSLRSRQFNVVVTSGSEGSEKTSSPQSLPSLFGEKPKSVSYSSLLEQIRNGDVSTLEMVPARREVRVTYPDGTKSTVSIFVNDQQILRAAEASATPLTVRDIRGEQAMAGLLGNLGLVLLLVVGLSFLLRRSAQMANRALGFGRSQPRLKPQEDLQVRFEDVAGINDAKEELEEVVTFLKQPETFTGLGAKIPRGVLLVGPPGTGKTLLARAIAGEAGVPFFSMAASEFVELFVGVGASRVRDLFRQAKEKSPCIVFIDEIDAVGRQRGAGIGGGNDEREQTLNQLLTEMDGFADNSGVILLAATNRSDVLDAALTRPGRFDRRIDVSLPDRRGREAILGVHARTRPLDPEIDLAAWARRTPGFSGAELANLINEAAILTAREQQPFISDRQLEGALERITMGLIAKPLQDSAKKRLIAYHEVGHALVAALLPAANKLDKVTILPRGAAGGYTRFMPDEEKLDSGLITRASCLADLVVSLGGRAAELVVFGPLEITQGASGDLQMVAQLAREMVTRFGFSSLGPVALEGPGTEVFLGRDWFSQRPGYAESTGQAIDTRVRDLAKQSLAQAVSLLESRREVMDLLVDALMEEETLHHDRFMELAGLG